The segment CGTTCATCGCTCCGTTCAGCATCGCACTCATCAGTCCGGGATTACCCGTTTTTCGGGATGCGTTCTCCCTCACCGATCCAGCAGCGAGCCTCCTGCTGTCGACGATAGTAATTCCTGGAATTTTCCTCTCACCACTCGTTGGTCTACTCACTGATCGGGTGGGGCGACGGCGTGTCCTTCTGTCGAGTCTCGTGCTGTGGAGCCTTGCTGGCGGTTTTATTGCCCTCGCGCCTCCGTTCTGGCTCGTTCTGACACTCCGGCTCGTTCAGGGCATAGCACTGGCGGGGCTCGGGATTACCACGATCACGCTGATTAGCGACGTGTTCGAAGGTGTCCAACGAAACGCCGTGTTCGGTGTTAATACGGCGATTCTTTCGATGGGAGCAGCTGCATTTCCAGTCGTCGGGGGTGCGCTCGTCGCTGTATCGTGGAACGCTCCCTTCGCCATGTTTCTCCTCGGGTTGCCGGTGGCGCTCTTCGCACTGATCGTACTGGACGAACCGTCAGGGAAGCGGGAAACACAGAGTTCGCTGTATGTCCGTCGGGTCATCTCGGCCCTTTCCGCCCGAGAGGCCATAATTTTCTATGGCTCGGCGTTGATAATCGATCTACTGCTGTTTGGCGCTGTCTTCACCGCTCTTCCATTTCTACTGAAAGCCAACTTCGGCCTGTCAGCCATTCTCATCGGCCTCGTCCTTACAATGGGAGAGGTGGCATCTATTGTGGCTGCCACCCAGAATGGCCGACTCTCCCAACACTCCACAGACCCCCGCATTATCGCAGTTGGGTTTGTGGCTACAGCTCTGGGTCTGGGTGGTGTCTGGTTCGCCACATCACCTGTGTTGATTGCGATTTCGACGGTTGGTTTCGGTGCTGGGTGGGGGTTGACCTTACCATCGATAGATGCCGGAGTGAGTGACCTCGTACGGACAGAGTACCGGGCAGGGGCGCTGAGTCTCCGAGGGAGTGCGAGTTCGATTGGTCGGGCGGGCGGGCCTATCGCGTTCACCACCCTCTCTCTTCAGTTCGGGTACCGTAGCCTGCTTCTCTCTGCGGGAATCATCGCGCTCGGATTCGGAGTGCTGGTTTTCGCTCTGGAGTGATTCATCTGCTTAACAGAGGCCTCCCTGAGTCTCACTTTCAGTATGCACTGAGAAGAGAGGGAGTGATCTAATGCTGAATTTCCTTCCCGCACCCGATTCGAATACACTGATCCTGACGCCCCTCCGTGCTGCATTCGCGCTCTGAGTCGGTCACGACGCTTCTGACAGTGCTTGATGAGGTTTCTGTGGCTGTGCTGAACTCAGGGCGCGTATCTTGCAGGGCTGGGACCTGATCAATGTGCTTGCCGCTCAGATTTCTCGAACACATTGTGTGCGACAAGATGACATACGCGGGCAGCGTACGTTATGGCTGAGCAATCGTGGAAACAGTCACTTCAGCGGATGGCACGTTGATCGCGTTCGAACGAACCGGGAGTGGGCCGCCAGTCGTGCTCGTCCATGGAATGGGTTTCGATCACACTTTCTGGGATCTCTCCAGCGTCCGTTCTGCGCTTGCGGCACACTACACGGTCTATGCCATTGACCGGCGTGGGCGTGGCGGGAGCGGCGACACTGATGAATACGACCTAGAATGCGAGCTCGAAGACGTGGCTGCCGTCGTCGAGTCGATCGACGAACCGGTGACGCTTCTCGGCCACTCTTTTGGCGCTGTCGTTGCCCTGAATGCCGCTGATCGGATCGATACTCTCCAGGGCCTCGTCCTATACGAACCGGGGATCTCGTTCGAAGAGGGTTTCCCAGTTATGGAACAACTGCTCGGAACGATCCGGCCCCTGATAACCGACGGTGAGAAGGAACAAGCACTTCTCACCCTTCTCAACACCGTGAGAATGCCCGAACCATCCGTTAAGGAGCTTCGATCAGGCGCGAACTGGCAGGAGCTCGTGGACGCAGCGGATACACTCCCTCGTGAGTTCGAACAGCTCATTGAATACGAGTTCGAACATGACCGGTTCAGAGACGTGACAATACCGACCTTGTTACTCGTTGGCGAGGAGAGTTCCCCGGGTGCCAACGATACGACGAAGACTTTAGACGAGACGCTCCCGGACAGTCGGATTGTACGGATCGACGGAGCAGATCACTTCGGATTGATATCGAAGCCCGATCGCTGCGTCGAGGAGATACTCGCTTTTCGGCATAACCGTAAATAACAGATTTGTCGCCATAAATGAAGTCAGTTTGCTACATACACCCTCTGAATCGATCACGACGTTTCTGACAGCGCTCGGTGAGGTTTCTGTTGTCGTACTGATTAGAGAGCGCGAATTGGTCACCGACATAGCACCCGGAGAGAGTGAATTGAATCACTCAGGACGAGTCGTATTGTAATATGTCTCTCCCTCAATGTGCTCAATACTCGGAGTAATTATTTCAGCAGCCCAACACTCTGGTCACTATGGTCACAGCTACTCAATCCGAACAAGAGACGCTGCTCGCAGATCTTGAACTGACGCGAGGGCTTACCATCCAGATGATGTGCCTCGGCACGCTCGGATTGTTCGTCGCGGCAGCTCTTCTCAGTGGACTCTATCAGACTGTTACCGGTCAGGCGGCGACCTTTCAGTTCGCACCCGCCGGGGTCGAATGGTGGACGAGTGCACTGGATGTGCTCGTCATTTTGGTTCTCGGTACTGTCATTCTCATTCCTCACGAGTGGCTGCACGGGCTTGCCATCCGCTACTACGGCGGTGAGCCGAAGTACGGCGTCGGGGTTGCCCACTTCATCCTGCCGTACGCCTACGCGACGACCGATCACGAGTTCACCCGTAACCAGTTCATCGTCTTACTCCTGACACCGCTGGTCGTGATGACCGCCGTCGGGGTGCCGGTAATGCTCATCTTCGAGTGGGGCTGGCTCATCGTGCCGCTATCGGCGAATGCCGGCGGGGCAATCGCTGACCTCTGGATGACGCTGACGCTGCTCGGTGTGCCCGCCGACGCCAGACTCCAAGATCATCGAACCGGCGTCCGGATCTACGGACGGGCGAGCGATCGGCCACGCCGAATTTCTGTGACTGCCCTCGTGTGGGACGCCCTCTCGGGCGCGGCAGTCACTACCGTCGCGGTGTTCGTCCTCCTTGCAATTGGTGGGCCACTTATCCTGGATGTTCTCGGTGTCGAGTCGCTGACGGTCGGAACCGAGGGGACGCTCACGTACCTCTTCTCGTTCGTCTCAACGCCGACCGAAATCTCTCTTGCCGTCGGTCCAGGCGTCCTGAGTATCGGAGCAGTACTCGGACTGATCTATGCGTTCATCCGGAGTTATCGACGAGCGAGAGAGCCCATTAATGAGGCGACCACGGACACGGCAAACAAGCACTGACTGGACTCATCTCACAGGATTTGAACGCGACTGTCATCTCGGACACGATTAGTGAGTGATCGGTGGGTTCGCACGCGCTACCCATCAGTTAGTTCAGCGTGGGTGAGGCGGAATAAACGAGTCCTCTGTACTGAATACATCCTCTGTCTGTGTCACGCCTTTTCTGACAGCGTTTGGTGAGGTCTCTATGGTCGTGCTGAATACAGTGCGCGAATCGGCTATGGCGGGGATACACTTATACTCGCTAATTCGGTCGAGCAGAACATGAGTGCACCTACTGACTCTTCGGAGGACGTCGGATTCGTACTGGTTCACGGAGCAGGATTCGACGTGTGGATCTGGGAGGAATTGGTTTCGCGCATGCAGGCTCCGACATTGTCAGCCAGGTTTCCTGCCCGGGAGGCCGACCAATCGGCGCGAGACGACCTTCGCTTGGCGGATTACTCGGAAGCAGTCACCGAGCAAGTCGAGGAGTGGGATACGTCTCGTGTGATTCTCGTCGCCCACTCGATTGGTGGCGCAGTCTGCATGGAGGTTGCCTCTCGGCTCGTAAACCGTCTCACGGGCTTCGTCGGTCTGAGTGCGGGGATTCCGGAACCCGGACAGTCGTTTCTGTCGTGTTTCCCCTTCCACCAGCGCGTCGTCCAACAAGCCATACTACGGTTCGCCGGAACTCGGCCGCCGGAGCGAATTATCCGTGGATCGCTCTGTGCGGAATTGACTGACGAACAAGCAGACCGTGTCGTTACTGAGTTCGTTCCTGAATCGCGCTATCTCTACACCGATCCGGTGGACGGCATCATCCCTGACGTAGAGAGGCAATATATCCAGACAGGTACGGACGAGTCGATAACGCCGGACCAGCAGGCGAAGATGGCTGTTACTCTCGAAACCGACGACGTCGTCACCCTCAACACCGGGCATCTCCCGATGCTGAGCCGCCCCGACGAGTTGGCCTCAGTCCTTGAGGAGTTCAGAACCCGGATTGAATGACTGTCGAATGGAGGCTCACTGGAACCGCAGACTGACTCCCGACTTCGGCCAGCCCACTACTCGCTCCTCGCGACTGCTGTACTGATGCTCTCTATTCAGCACGCCGAACATCTCAGTTTCGAATAATAGTTGAAGGATGCTCCTCTGTTCGTCTTCAGAGCCAGTTGACTTTCTCCCGTTCCCTCCTCTGAGCCTCCGGCGCGTGCGACCCGCGATAGTGCTCAAGGAACGTATTGAGGTCGTTCCACCCACCCCAGTCACAGACCAGTAGCGGGTCAACGTCAGCCGACGCAAGCGCCGTTGCCCACGTCCGCCGGAGGTCGTGAAACGCGAGGTACGACCAGCCGTCGTCGCCTGTCTCCTCTCGCACGATCTCAGCCGCCGACGTCGCCCACCGCCGGAGACTCCGCGTGCTCGTCACGCTGACGAGTGGTGTGTCGTCGTCTTCGGCGACACGCTTGTCGTTCGGACGACGCTACGCCCGCCAGGCGAATTCGAAGGTTCGATTCGGGCGCTCTATGAAGCTAGTGCAGGCGGGGAGCCGGACTTATTTGCGGTGGTGGCGGTGCTCTCCCACTACCGAGCGGACGTGCGTCTCGCGGCGATCCCATGGTGGCTGCAGCGCCCCCTCTTGGGCATGTTCGCCAGGATTTCGACAATGCTCGGTCGGAATCCGATCAGGTAGTCCACAGCCCAGACACACCTGGTCGGCTGTGGACAATCTTGTTTCTCGACTGCCGGGCAAGATGGCGAGCTCATCTGGATCGTCTGGACAGAGACGAGGACAGTATGATTGACGAATGCCGGCACCAGCGGCACGGTTATCTTCTCAGACAGCTATTGTAATATCAGTGATACAAAGTGGCATCGTCTACTAACCAAGCAGTCGAGAGTATTGAGCGGCCGGCCGGTGTGAGTCGGTGGAACTACCTGCGGGTCGGTGGTCTGGCAGCGCTAACCGAGGCGGCGATCTACGTGGCCGGCATCGTGTACTTCCTCGTCGTCCTTGACTTTGCGAACGTTACCACGCCGCTCCAGCAGGTCGAACTGTTCGTGACGAACCAGACGAGTCTGTACGCGATGTACCTACTCATCTACGTGGTCTTCGGCGTCGTTCTGGTAGCGCTCGTCTTGTCACTCCACGCGCGCCTCAAGACCGACGCACCGATGCTGATGGGGGCGACGACCGCGTTCGGGCTGATTTGGGCCGGGCTTGTCATCGCTAGTGGGATGGTCGCCAACATCGCCACGGGCGTCGTCGTAGATCTGTACGGCACGGACCCGACCCAAGCAACGACGGTCTGGCTAGCGGTCAGTCCGGTCATCGACGGGCTTGGTGGCGGCAACGAGATCGTCGGCGGTATCTGGACCCTTCTCGTGAGTGTGGTCGCACTACGGGCACGGGCACTACACCGGGCGCTGAACTATGTTGGTCTCGTGGTCGGTACGGCAGGCATCCTTTCAGCCATCCCGGCACTCGGCGAAGTCGGCGGCGGCATCTTCGGGATTACCCAGATTGTCTGGTTCGCCGGCCTCGGCATCCTCCTGTTACGCGCGAGTCGGCGTGAGGCAGTGTGAGGCGGGGTCGTACCTCGATAATCCAAGTGGACACTACCGGCATCTCCTATATAAAGAGTAACAGCGACGGTTGCGACGTGTTCCGGGCTCGTCCACTCTAGTTGTGAATCGGTAGAGGACATGTCTTTGATTCCTAACACGACGATGGGATGTGTCGGAGTCTGCCGTGAACTTGCTGGAATCCTTGTACTGCACATATCCTCTCGATCTTGCACGACGCTTCTGACAGCACCTGAGTAGAACTCAGCGGCCGTGCTATATACAGGGCGCGAGTCGGTCACTCGACTGTGCCGGTCTCGGTGTTAGGTGTACGGTGGACTTACTACCTCCAAAAATCCACGAGAGTACATGAGCGAGGAAAGCGAGACAACATCAAGCGGGAAAGACGTGGGGGTAGGAATGGCGATTGGACTTGCAATCGGGGTCGCTATCGGTTCTGCGACAGATAATCTTGGACTGTGGCTCGCTATCGGAGTGGCACTTGGTGCTGCAATTGGAGCTGGACTGAGCAATCGAGAATAAAGATATGTAATTCTCGATTGAGGAGTAGGCACACCTGCCTAACGGCTGTTTCATCAATAGTCGTGTGACACGAACATCGAAGTCTTGCTGAACTCACCCTCTCCCTTCAGTACGTCGCTCCTGACAGCGCTTGATGAGGTTTCTGTGGGTGTGCTGAACTCAGGGCGCGTATCTTGCATTCGCAATCGGCATCATCCATTGAGGCCGCCTACAAGTACCCGCGACAGGTGGAGTTCGTCGAGGAGTTCCCGACCACCGTGACCGGGAAGGTCCAGCGGCGCAAGCTCACGGAGTGAAGGGACGAGGCTCTCTCGGGTGGCTGAGGATGGTCTTGTATGAGTCGATCGACGACGTACACGTGGTGGCGTGTGACTCTGTTCGTCTTCGGCCGCGGTTCCCTCATCGATAGCTCCAATCACTGATCTGTTTCCTCGATGAACTCTCAGTAATAGGATTACTCACCCTTTTTGCGGGTTAGTCGACGGAACTCTGTACAGGTAGAACCCTCACGATCACTCGCCTCTGTTGAAGCCATACGCCAACATTTCAGCGGCCTTCCGCTGTTCAGTTGCGATGATTTCCCACACTTGGTCAAGCGCCGTTCCTTCGACCTGCTGATACCCTCTGAAGACGTTCCAAAACGGCCCCCACGGCTCACCACCCGACTTTGGAAGGATCCTGTAGCCTATTTGAGTCTCGGACTGATTCCCTTTACTAATGTATTCGGTCTTTGTAGCGAGTTGTCCTTCGTTCAGCCCCCATGGTTTTGGGGGATTTACCCCGTGATATCGCTTGAGATACTTGGCGAGAAGGACGTCACGCTCTAGCTTTTGAACAGTGAACGTCCGTCTGGTCGCTACGCCACTCGCACTGCCGCTCTTCCTTTCGTTCGCTTTCGATTTTCTTGTCCCCGCTTTCCATTCTCCACCCACGGAGAAGTTGAACACTTTTTTGGCCGAAAGTCCAATCCCTCCTTTGAAACTCCCACTCCCCTCAGTGTATGATACAATACTGATGCTGTCACTGGTTTGCTTGAAGATGGAGAGCTGGAACACGACCTCCAATCCCCCACGGACGATTTTAGGTGACGAAGTGGGGACGATGGTTCTCATTTCAGACGTCGCTTCTTGGACTTCGGGATAGTATGTCGTTTCTCGCTCAGTATCCAACTTCTCTCCAAGGCTATCCTGGAGTGTCAGAACAAACGATGTCAAAGCCTTGCCCTCGAAGAATTCTAGGTAGCGGTTTACTAGTTGCCAGTCGTCCTCCGACCCGCTCTTTCCAGCTCTGATACGTTCTGCGATCTCCCGCGCCTTCTCTTCAGCCTGCCTCTCATCAACACTCGTGAGAACATTAGTTATTTTGACACTTGGTCTGTCTCGTTGTCGTTGAATTACGCTATTGATCCGATGCGCGACGTGGGGCTGCTCATGACCCTGAAGCCGCTTTCTCCCAGTGGACTGCCCGCTGTACGGTAAGACGGATGACAATCCATGCTCTCTCTCGTCCGAGCCCGGACGAATCCCGCCCACGTTGGACTGCTGTACGACATGCGCCAGCTCGTGCGCAATTAACCGCCGTCCCTCCTGTGTCCTCGGTGCAAACCGACCCTCATCGAAAATCACGTCGTTCCCTACCGTGTACGCCCGGGCGTTCACCGCCCGCGCTGATCGCTCGGCGGGTGCGTCAGTGTGTACTCGCACTCGAGAAAAGTCGTGGCCGAAGCGTTGTTCCATGAAACCACGTGTGACCGGCTCGAGTGGTCGGCCGGGCGTGCGCAGGACCTTGTGTACCTCTGGCGGGACGGTGCCGGAGGGTGGCTCAGCGGCGTCACGCTGTAGCTCGGGATTAGCGGCTACCTTTCTATACCCGTCTTTCCGTGTCAAAAGAGAGTCCGGCGATGGAGTGATCTGGCGTGGGCCGGGCTGCGTAACGCGCACGGGCTGGACGGCGGTTCCATCCGGCATCCGCATGACCTGCTCTGTTACCCGATCGGCCTCTTGCTCGTACTTGTCGTCTGGCTGTCCGACTCTCATCTCCGACCGGGTTTTCGGTTCGCTCCATTCGGCCACCAGCCGTTGCACCGCTTGGTTACCGTGGCTCCGCTGTAATCGCAACAGCGGACGGTCTCGGTCCCCCGGAACCGGGCCCGGGCGTTCGCGTGTCCCCACTCGCCACCTCGGTTTCTGATCTTGCCGCCTCGCCTCGGTACGCCTTCTTCCGTCACCGTCCGCCTTCGTCTCCTTGTCGCCCGCTCGGCTCCGGCGCATCAGCAAACCGAAACGCGGCATTGGATCGCCGGGACGGGAGCGCCCAGTTCGGCGCAACCGGTACTGCCTGGGCCACCAACAATCATATGTCAGGAAGGGTTCACGAGGACATAAGCTGTTCGCTCAACTTTCAAAAACGCGCGGTGACGACCCCGGACCGCAACCCGGGGTACCAGGGGAACGTTGCGAAACACAATTCTAAATAATGGTCTATGGCTGCCGTCGAATGGAGACTACTGAACTCACCCACTGAGTCGGTCACGACGCTTCTGACAGCGTTTGGTGAGGTTTCTGTGGGCGTGCTGCATAGAGGGCGCGTCTCGGTCAATTGGTCCAAACGGGATGTTTGAAAATCTTCACTGAACACGGTAATAGAAGCTCTGTTGAAACCCTCTGGGAGTTACAGGGTTGAATGAACCCCGGCCGCTGCCCGAGTGGATCCAGGAGGCAGTAGAACCAGACGGTAGTTGCACCCCGAGAGCGGTCTGGCAGAAGAGGCGATACGAATCGTCAGCTCTGTGTTTGACGGATGAATTCGTCGAGTGCTTCTTCGATGAGCGTCGCAACCCGTTCACTATATCGCCAGAGTGCTGCGTTGAGTCGCTCTTCGGCCTCGTCGTCGAGGTCGTCTGCCCCACGAAGGACGGAGTCTTTGGTGATCTGCGGGTGGTACACACAAACGACGCCGAGTGGGGTATCCGAACTCAAGGTCCCCGCCGTGTGGATTCCGTACTGATCGGTTCCCCAGACACCATCGCCGCCCTCTCGCTCCAGTTCGGAGTCGAGTGCATCGAGCAACTGTACCTCTTTGGTGGAGAGGAGAGGATCGTCACCTTCGAACAGTTCAGTGTACGCCTCCATCCGGGCACTTTTCGTCCACTGGTCCAACTGGGAACGCGCCCGTAGTACGAGCTGTCGTTCGTCTGGAAACTCGGCCATGGTTCTAGAAGGGGTGCAAGACGAATGAACGTTTGTACAACATCTACGGATGGTGAGTGTGTCGGTGGTGGCGGCGTACTTAACACCGGCTTCGTCGCTCACATTCGCATTTGGTTCGTGTGCGTATCGGACTGCTCGGGAGAAGTGAAGTCCTGTATTCGACGACGGGACGCTTTCGATCGTGAACCCACAGAGAGGAGTTGATAACTACACGACGACCAGTTTCGTGTTCAGATGGCGCTGCAAGAACACCTCGAGATCTGTGTCGATGTCGAGGCGATCGGAGAGTATCTGACGCCACCGTGCTTTGGTGTCCTTTCCGATGACGACGTAGTCGACGTCTTGCTGTATGGCCTCGTAAAGGATGGCCTCTTCGAGCAAGAACGCGTTTCGGACGTGGTAGCTCGCGTTCGGGAGTGAGCCGAACTCACGCCCGACCGCGCGAACGAGTTCTTCCCGCTCGACGTGCTCGCCCTTGTGGAGGAGATTCACATAGAGAATATACAGGTGAGAGTTTTCATGTCCATGAGCAAGTTCAATCGCTCGTTTCAGGGTTCGAACGCTACTTTCTCGCAGGGGATATCGGATAGGGACCAAGAATCCAGTCTCGTACATACTGTTTGAACTCACTCGGAGCTGCCCAGTAACTCACTCTTCGGTACGCGGTGAATACCAATCATTCGCAATCATATCGACATGGTGACGACGTTAGCCTGTTCTTTTGCTGCATGTGAACACTTATCTAGGCTCCAGTCGTCTAACCCGGTTAGAGTCCTGTCTGACGATTCGACCAGTCACTACAGTTTCGACGGTGACTCAGCCGAACACTATCTATTCCTCGGGGCGATCATCACCATCGTTATGGACAGTACCGTAACAGACGGATCGCCCACAGTAACCGAAATCAACGCGCTACCAGGGTACGGGAACAACCTCCACACGCACCCGCCTAACGAACTGTTTTACCCCAACCATTGTCTGGCTTCGCCACCCGGATTTCCCGCCCGGATGCAAAAGAGAAGTTCATCCCCACAAACCACGGACGCTAGACTGGATGTCGCCTCCCGAATGGCTGAGTAGAGTATGGTGGCGATGTTGGCTGTGGTCACGGACTTCTCATAGCGATTAGCGCAAGTCTTCATACGTTCCAACGTGGCAGACCGCAGATGTGTTGAACTCGGTGTGCGAGATATAGAGGGTTGTATTCAGCACGTCATTGCTGTTCTTTTCACACCGTTGATTGCAAAACAGTCGTTCAGTAGAGACGTGCGTATCTTGCACGCGCCACGAGAACTATTCAATAGGGACAGGCGAGCCCGCAACTCCATGCTTGACAAACCACTAGACGGTGTCCCGCCTTCGATCTATGTATGTGCAGTGGTTGAGCCAGTCTCAGAATCTGAACTACTCCCTGTAGTCCGAGGCCATTTCCAGGCATACCTGAGAACTAGTGCAAGAAGAACGACTTCTACAATAACACCAAAATACATATGTGGCCAAGATTCACCCACTATATTGAATAAAGTAAAAGGAATATAGAGTATTGCCACGACGATATTCGTCCAGCGATTCACTTTTGCCGGCAATGACAGTGACAGGAAAATCATCAAACCCGGAATTGACACAAATACTAGTGCAACCAGCGCCCATGTTGGCGTAATGTCGAACGTGAATACTTTTCCAATTAGTATATCCTCAATAGTCCCTGGCTTGTAAAACCCAAAAATGTCTACATATACATATAAAAACATAAATGATGTCCACAACCCCGCGAGCTTCAGTTTTACATTTATCTCGATGTCTTCCAACACGTTTGTCTCGTTTACTTCGGTACGTGATTCACTCATATTATTTATATCCATACTGACATGAACCACCAGCCGTGTAAAGTGGTACCAATTTCACGCTGTGATGGTGTGACGAGCAACTGAGTGACTCACGATCCACCAGACGGGAAGCGTGCTGAATACGCGCCCTCTATTCAGCACAACCACAGAAACCGTACCGAACGTTGTCAACAACGACGTGTTGACTGTAGAGGGAGAGTGCAGCACATCGTTACTCGTCCCAGTGAATCCGGTGAGGCGAATCTCGAACAGAGAAAACGATTTACAGGCACGTCTGCAAGTACCGATAATGGGTAGCTACGCAACACCACCGAATTGGACCGATGAATCGTCAGACGACGACGAACCTCGGCCTCGACTCGGTGACCTGCTTTCAGGCCGACTTGCAGATGTTACTGTTGATTCCGTAGAGGCGGTACGTGACGAACGAAAGCGGGAATGAAGCTCTTCATCGATACGAACGTCTTCATCGCCAGTTTGACTGACGAACCGAGTCGTGGTGAGATTGCGACGCGGTTGCTCAACGGAGACCACGAGT is part of the Halogeometricum sp. S1BR25-6 genome and harbors:
- a CDS encoding alpha/beta fold hydrolase; translated protein: MSAPTDSSEDVGFVLVHGAGFDVWIWEELVSRMQAPTLSARFPAREADQSARDDLRLADYSEAVTEQVEEWDTSRVILVAHSIGGAVCMEVASRLVNRLTGFVGLSAGIPEPGQSFLSCFPFHQRVVQQAILRFAGTRPPERIIRGSLCAELTDEQADRVVTEFVPESRYLYTDPVDGIIPDVERQYIQTGTDESITPDQQAKMAVTLETDDVVTLNTGHLPMLSRPDELASVLEEFRTRIE
- a CDS encoding alpha/beta fold hydrolase, which translates into the protein METVTSADGTLIAFERTGSGPPVVLVHGMGFDHTFWDLSSVRSALAAHYTVYAIDRRGRGGSGDTDEYDLECELEDVAAVVESIDEPVTLLGHSFGAVVALNAADRIDTLQGLVLYEPGISFEEGFPVMEQLLGTIRPLITDGEKEQALLTLLNTVRMPEPSVKELRSGANWQELVDAADTLPREFEQLIEYEFEHDRFRDVTIPTLLLVGEESSPGANDTTKTLDETLPDSRIVRIDGADHFGLISKPDRCVEEILAFRHNRK
- a CDS encoding DUF4157 domain-containing protein, with the protein product MPRFGLLMRRSRAGDKETKADGDGRRRTEARRQDQKPRWRVGTRERPGPVPGDRDRPLLRLQRSHGNQAVQRLVAEWSEPKTRSEMRVGQPDDKYEQEADRVTEQVMRMPDGTAVQPVRVTQPGPRQITPSPDSLLTRKDGYRKVAANPELQRDAAEPPSGTVPPEVHKVLRTPGRPLEPVTRGFMEQRFGHDFSRVRVHTDAPAERSARAVNARAYTVGNDVIFDEGRFAPRTQEGRRLIAHELAHVVQQSNVGGIRPGSDEREHGLSSVLPYSGQSTGRKRLQGHEQPHVAHRINSVIQRQRDRPSVKITNVLTSVDERQAEEKAREIAERIRAGKSGSEDDWQLVNRYLEFFEGKALTSFVLTLQDSLGEKLDTERETTYYPEVQEATSEMRTIVPTSSPKIVRGGLEVVFQLSIFKQTSDSISIVSYTEGSGSFKGGIGLSAKKVFNFSVGGEWKAGTRKSKANERKSGSASGVATRRTFTVQKLERDVLLAKYLKRYHGVNPPKPWGLNEGQLATKTEYISKGNQSETQIGYRILPKSGGEPWGPFWNVFRGYQQVEGTALDQVWEIIATEQRKAAEMLAYGFNRGE
- a CDS encoding DUF6326 family protein — encoded protein: MDINNMSESRTEVNETNVLEDIEINVKLKLAGLWTSFMFLYVYVDIFGFYKPGTIEDILIGKVFTFDITPTWALVALVFVSIPGLMIFLSLSLPAKVNRWTNIVVAILYIPFTLFNIVGESWPHMYFGVIVEVVLLALVLRYAWKWPRTTGSSSDSETGSTTAHT
- a CDS encoding DUF3267 domain-containing protein → MVTATQSEQETLLADLELTRGLTIQMMCLGTLGLFVAAALLSGLYQTVTGQAATFQFAPAGVEWWTSALDVLVILVLGTVILIPHEWLHGLAIRYYGGEPKYGVGVAHFILPYAYATTDHEFTRNQFIVLLLTPLVVMTAVGVPVMLIFEWGWLIVPLSANAGGAIADLWMTLTLLGVPADARLQDHRTGVRIYGRASDRPRRISVTALVWDALSGAAVTTVAVFVLLAIGGPLILDVLGVESLTVGTEGTLTYLFSFVSTPTEISLAVGPGVLSIGAVLGLIYAFIRSYRRAREPINEATTDTANKH
- a CDS encoding DUF7539 family protein produces the protein MAEFPDERQLVLRARSQLDQWTKSARMEAYTELFEGDDPLLSTKEVQLLDALDSELEREGGDGVWGTDQYGIHTAGTLSSDTPLGVVCVYHPQITKDSVLRGADDLDDEAEERLNAALWRYSERVATLIEEALDEFIRQTQS
- a CDS encoding tyrosine-type recombinase/integrase — encoded protein: MTSTRSLRRWATSAAEIVREETGDDGWSYLAFHDLRRTWATALASADVDPLLVCDWGGWNDLNTFLEHYRGSHAPEAQRREREKVNWL
- a CDS encoding MFS transporter; translated protein: MSTKNSLTTSIPWRSSTLQVVLLTTFIAPFSIALISPGLPVFRDAFSLTDPAASLLLSTIVIPGIFLSPLVGLLTDRVGRRRVLLSSLVLWSLAGGFIALAPPFWLVLTLRLVQGIALAGLGITTITLISDVFEGVQRNAVFGVNTAILSMGAAAFPVVGGALVAVSWNAPFAMFLLGLPVALFALIVLDEPSGKRETQSSLYVRRVISALSAREAIIFYGSALIIDLLLFGAVFTALPFLLKANFGLSAILIGLVLTMGEVASIVAATQNGRLSQHSTDPRIIAVGFVATALGLGGVWFATSPVLIAISTVGFGAGWGLTLPSIDAGVSDLVRTEYRAGALSLRGSASSIGRAGGPIAFTTLSLQFGYRSLLLSAGIIALGFGVLVFALE